A segment of the Zalophus californianus isolate mZalCal1 chromosome 3, mZalCal1.pri.v2, whole genome shotgun sequence genome:
caaaattttgtCACCTTTTGATAGTTTAGAGATACAATGTTGTCTTACAGATTTCTTTTAGGCCATCAGTTCAGAAACATAATTTAGCCTCAAGTTTCTGCTATGTCCCCAAATTCCCCTAAAATTCCcctcattcatatttttttttcaaagctttctAACAATGAAAACTTAGCCACCCGAGGCCACTGACCCAGGAAACTCCTTGGCAGGAACGATAGCTGACGCAATCTTTTAGATGAAGCCACAAAATTTCCCTTGTTCCACAAGAACAGATCATGGCATATTTACAACATCTTGTGAATTCACAGAACAAGCAGCAGGTGTGTACCACAGAGAAGCTCGGTCTGGCAAATACAAGCTCACCTACGCAGAAGCCAAGGCAGTGTGCGAATATGAAGGCGGCCAACTCGCCACCTACAAGCAACTAGAGGCAGCCAGAAAAATTGGTAACTAATTTGAcagtgattttccttctttttcacctttggtggggaaaaaaaaaaatcccttcttttCTGGAACCTCTTCATAAGATTTCTCTCTCCAGTCCTTCCAATGGTGCTCTAAGACCCTGTGACATCTCTGCTCTCTGGCCTCTCCTACCTTCTCTGCCTAGAGCCAGTGGAAAGTTCTTAGTGCTAGCAACTTATTTGGGGTCACAACCCATTGTGAGCTAATATAATAGAAGTCAAAAAACAAAGATATCATTATCTCAACATCATTTTAATTCCTCATTAATTTTAATgccatttctattcatttttaatactgTTCTATCTTAACTTCTGAATATAGGTTTCCTCAGCTGTTAAACATTACTATGTTGAGTTTTACAAAGAAATTTGCTTGGTAGAAGAAATACTGAAtctagtggctttttttttcaaaaattttttttaaagattttatttatttattcatgagagagagaaagagagaggcagagggagaagcaggctccccactgagcagggagcccgatgcgggactcgatccctggaccctgggatcatgacctgagccgaaggcagacacttaaccatctgagccacccaggcgcccctcaaaatatttttttaaagatttatttatttgagagagagagagagcgagcgagcaagcatgCCCCCATgcgggggaggtgagggaggggtaaagggagagggagagagagtgtcccaagcagactccacactgagcacggagccccaggcaggtctccatctcacaaccctgagatcacgaccccaaccaaagccaagagtcagacacttaacccaccgtgccacccagatgcccccttctTTTCCAATGTCTTTAAGTTAAGTGGGAGAATTCATTTGTACTTTAGGATCACAAGGAAGATAAGCAGGTTATAAGATGGcaggaagaagaaactgagaggaTGATGTCAGTAGACCTGGTGCAAACACAGTGATTAACTAGTGCTagttccttcttaaaaaaaaaaaaaaatgcaccatgACCATCTCTCCTGGTGGTTTTACAGGTGGATTTATAGGAGAATCCAAAAGGCCACCCCCATTCAGAACTCTCTTCTCCATTGAAGAAACCCctttgctgattaaaaaaaatacctggcaAAGCTTATgctattatacatatatatgtacatatatatatgtaagctataatatagcatatataatatatgctattattttgtattaatcaggataaaaataaaactgttctctAAAAATCCCCAAAGTCTCCCCAGCACATTGCTCAGTCTAGACCCACAGGGCTGTGTGTAACTGGAACGCAGTAACGAGAACAATGGCTACAAGGCCGGGGCCATTTCTGGCTGTCCTGGACTTCCAGTAAAACCGCTCTTGGATGCCAGTGGCAAATATTTAAACAGCCTCTGAAGCTGGGCAAGGAAACAGGGCTGAGGCTTTGTTCAAAATTTATGAGCACATGTAtccttattcaaatatttaaaaatattagcaaattttaATTGATCCTGAAATAGAAACTAATTAaattatcatttgaaaaaaaaattgctttccaGGACCGATGGtaatttcagaaattatttcatGGCACTAGATAGCTTAATGGTGAAAAGAAGCCAGCTCTGAACTTGGATTGTTTTCATATCCATGGTATTATGATTTCCAGTCcaactgcctctttttttttttcaagacatcATTTTCTAGTAAAAGTCAGATGATACATTTTATATGTCttcaaactttattttcctttttaagaaaagggtttttcaacaaaatcaaaagaaaagaaagaaaacagttttccctccttttacaTACCTGGCTTTGGGCAGTTGAGAAGGGGATGCTTTTGTTAAGATGAACTTCACTCAGCTGAGGGGGTTTACCAGTTAGCCCATAATCCTTTCCTTCTCTTGCAGGATTTCATGTCTGTGCTGCTGGGTGGATGGCCAAGGGCAGAGTTGGATACCCCATTGTGAAACCAGGGCCCAACTGTGGATTTGGAAAAACTGGTATTATTGATTATGGAGTCCGTCTTAATAGGAGTGAAAGATGGGATGCCTATTGCTACAACCCACATGGTTTGTTACAAATAGTAATTTTATCTTTGCCAAAACAGTTACATGTTACCAAGAGGTTATTAGATATAAATGGCTCCTTCTCCCAGAGATAAATCAACCTGGTGATGATGATTGTTCATAACAACAAGATTCACAGAGTGATTATGCTGGGCCAGACCCTGCCCTGCTGCTCCTCTTCCACAGTCAGTATTCATAATGACTGCAAAGAGCTGTTGTTATACCCGTTTTAGAAATCAGGAAATTTGAAAGTCTAAGAGCTTAAATAACTTACCGAAATCAGACATCCAGTAATTAGCAGGCAGGTAGGATCTcagattcaggtcttttctatgCCACGTCTTTTTCTATTCCCGACCAcaaagggggagggggtgaaaGGCAGGTTATAAACTTGTCACGGTTAGTTAGCTAAAACAACAAAGTGACATTAACAAATGCTAACTGTTCAAAATTACCCCTTTGATAgaatggaggaaaaaagagacaaaataaactCTTCCCCTAATTTCTTTTTGTGCATAAATTCTTAAACTTCCAAACTAAGCAACTCTCACTCTATGGTTTGTTTTCACAATTATATACTGGATATACTagttattattatatagtatatttttattcatattttcccaTGGTTGATTGTagctagaaaaattttaaagagaaaattaattcaaCATGACTATAAAGGGCTATTCTTTGTTCATGTTCTTGGAGGCAAAAATAGATTGTTCTTTTTGGATGCATTTCCCCCAGGATGATACTACAAAGAATTATAATGTGTTACCAAGTCTGTCTCCCATTTGTGATCACAAACATCCTCAGGTGTTGTCCTGTTTCAATCTGCCTTATAAGAAAGCCCCTATAgagggaaacctgggtggctcagtcggttaagcagctgccttcggcccgggtcatgatcccagggtcctgggattgggtcccacatcgggctccttgctcagcagcctgcttctccctctctctccttctgcttgtgccctctctgtcaaataaataaaatctttattttttttaaagattttatttatttatttggcagagagatacagagagagaacaagtaggcagagaggcaggcagagggagagggagaagcaggctctccgcagagcagggagcccaatgtggggctcgatcccagggccctgggatcatgacctgagctgaaggcagtcgcttaaccaactgagccacccaggagcccctacataaaatcttttaaaaaaaaaagaaagaaagaaagaaagaaagcccctATAGAGAAGTTACAGTGAGTTATAGTCAAGTTCTAGCATATTACTATAGAATTTATTATTCAATGATATTAACCACTGGAGAATAGTTTCTCATGTTTGTAACTAACCTTTATCtcaaaataatgtgtattctaaGTAGAAAAGAATTTTgcctagaggggtgcctgggtggctcagtcgttaagcgtctgccttcggctcaggtcatgatcccggggtgctgggatcgagccccgcattgggctcccggctccgcggggggcttgcttctccctctcccactccccctgcttgtgttccctctctctgtgtctctcattgtcaaataaataaaatcttaaaaaaaaaaagaattttgcctAGAGCCATCATCTATTCCCACTTAAgacaaaatatgaataaatatgtataGTGCATTTATATAGGGCTATAATTTTCAAACCACTTTGACATACGTTAAACCTATGTTATATTTAGTTCTATATCTAGTTATTGTTAATagttcatatatcttcttttcctccctcttcctcttcctttttcgTCAGTATATTTACACAAGCAACTTTCTTTTTACTCTCAAGAGTCACTTCTATTTCCAAGTATATTCTCTGATTCTTCCTTTGCTTGATAAGCTTTAGGATCTCTGAGCATCTATTCAATCATTTCCAAAGGTCAAGatctgggggagagaaagaagtgCTAATGGAAAGCTTCTTACAGTATTTCCTTGCCCTTTTATATGGACGCCACCttaacttacatatttttataaattgcttttgtttctcatAGAGGCTTTTTACTCTGGGACTATTTGTACAGAATCCGGGAGACTTGTTCTTACTCAGGTCTCAGCTTACTTTTGGATTCTGTGACATGCTGATTTTTTAGGATGTGGTGAACCTGAAGGGGACTGGGGGCCGCCTGAACTAGCACTGGGAGAGGAACAGTTCGATGAAAACTAATTGGAATGAAAAAATCATAACGGTATCAAAAAGATAAACCAATGACTATCAATTAATCAGTAAAATGTAGAGCTGAATAGCTAACCAGACAAATTGTTcaatatttgaattgtttcctaATCTAATGGAATAGACAACAAAGATAGGATTATATGGGACAGAGCAAATCACTCCAAAAACTGGCACTGAACATGCTTATGTACACGTATAAACCATGTATCATATAATATTTAACAAGACAATAAGAACAGCTTACATTTTGCATAACACCCTGACATTATCTTCCATGTTACCATCCTTAGAATAAAGCTGTGAGGTAGGTAATGGGAGAAGCatgattatttttactttactaaTGAAAAAACTGAAGTATAGAGTGGTCACAGAGCTCAGACTAGATCTCTGACCATCTTCTGTCACTCCCCTATCTTTCTAAGATCCTCTTCGGCCCTGAGGGAGGTAAGCTTCCTTACCTTCTATGGCATTAAGGATTctaacacaattttttaaaatagctctttTAAAGGATAATATTCTTGGAAAAAGCCTCTGACTGATTCAATGAAAAATGTTTTCGAATGCTACCCAcagtcaccaccaccaccattcacATTATTTTTGAGTTTCTAGATTGTAGACACTTACTtgatctgaaattaaaattaaccaGGGGTTTTCCATCCTTTTCCCTCCAGGTCACACTATAAAATCACTGTTTCTGGCAGTGGCTATTTGATTGTTCTCATACCAGGTTATAAGGCATGGCAGAAatctataaaatgataaatgacttgaaaaaaacaaacatgaatgtCTCCATCAAATCCTCAAATACTAGGATTGAGGTGTTAGTTTAAAACCAGTGAAAGGAGTATAGAATGATTATAAATTATTCCTTTTAACTGGATTAGAGTGACCTTCAAGGTCCCTTGTGATCCTGAAATTCTATAATGATTTTCCAAACAGAATGTATTGGACTCATTATTCTAAATGTCCAAGTTCCTGAGGACACAGTGTTGACACCACAGGACAAAATCCCAGCCATCTTGATTGGGCTGTTGGTAACAGGGGTACACATATTcatcaaaatacatgaacatATACACATGAGACTtgtacattctctttttttaaaaaaaaatttatttttaagtaatctctacacccaacatggggcttgaacccataaccccgagatcaagagttgcacgctccactgactgagccagccaagcgccctgAGGTTTGTGCATTCTAAGCTGAAAAGATACAAAgcaaaaaaagtaaacaagagcACAATTATTAGGTtactaattttttcttattttattttttaaaaaattcagtctatattcatttgaaagaatttagcaatgaataatgaaaatattcatttattctttaactgtaagtatatatattcaatatttcattaaaagtaataaataggCACTAAGAAGTACATATTAGtttaaaatagagatattttttctaatgcttgctttcttttcttttctttttttgttttatccatttcaGCAAAGGAGTGTGGTGGTGTCTTTACAGAtccaaagcaaatttttaaatctcCAGGCTTCCCAAATGAGTACGAAGATAACCAGATCTGTTACTGGCACATTAGACTCAAGTATGGTCAGCGTATTCACCTGAGCTTTTTGGACTTTGACCTTGAAGATGACCCAGCTTGCTTGGCTGACTATGTTGAAATATATGACAGTTACGATGATGTCCATGGTTTTGTGGGAAGGTACGTGTTTCCCCATTATCGATTTTCTAGTATTTCTACTCCCCTGCAACACCCTATCTGTTTTTAGCAAAGAGTTTTCTTAGTACTGAAGCTGCTGCatgttcttatatttaaaatagtgataGCTGCCTTTTGATTACTGTTAAGTTCTAAGAATTAAATAGTCTATTTAAAAAGActtcagggtgcctggttggctcagtcagaggagcgtgtgacgcttgatctcagggtcgtgagttcaagccccatgtggggtatagaaattacttaaataaataaaacttttcaaacaaataaaaaaataaaaagacctcaGTATTTAACTAACAATAGGAGGAAAAAGACACATGTGAATTGAGAAATCTGTTGGGGATTTTTAGGTATTCTAATTTCTATCAACCtcctaaaaataattataaattcagtAATTATTGTCTTTCTTCTGTGTACAAAGTATTGTGCTAAGCATTATGAATGTAAGAATTAAGCAAAGTATAGCCCCTTCTCTCATAAAATTTACCTAAATGTACAATGGATATCTTCTTTAAAATAGCTTTCGTTGCCATAAAAACAGGTGCTTCTTTCCTCAATATTTCTCCCTTGGGTTTTCAACATGCTGGGACACAATAGATCTGTGTTGCTATCCTGAATCTTCAATATAGTTTAAACTCTGAATGACTCACAAAATATTACAAATCAAAGCATATAtaattatgtgttttatttatttagccccCCACTTAATAATGCATATCTGAGACTATCCATTATCATAGACTATCAGTTATCAATTTTCTATTATCCACAACAgtaatttaatgaaagaaaatggtaGTGAGGACAATTAAAAATGATAGACTCAGTAGTTTGTTGTGACTTTGCAATGTGTAacttaaacacaaagaaaaagaaaggcatttcttgggcgcctgggtggctcagttggttaagcgactgccttcggctcaggtcatgatcctggagtcccgggatcgagtcccgcatcgggctccctgcttagcagggagtctgcttctccctctgaccctcttccctctcgtgctctcatctctcattctctctcaaataaataaataaaatctttaaaaaaaaaaaagaaaggcatttcTTGCATACATGAACAACAATTTTTGGAGGgaaattgtttttgctttgttttattttgctctctGGCTGACAGACTACtgctatagaaaaaaaatacaactagtTTTAAAACATAGTCTGAAGAAGAGATGAAGCAGGGTTGGTGAAATTAAGAgcaaagtatttgttgaaagaatggacATCCTACCTTGAGAGTCAAGATGATATTTTCATTCTAAACCTAGTTTCAGATATCAATTACAGCCCTAGGTAAAATaatatactgttttttaaaaggttttcaaTAGACTAATTTGTTATTTATTGGATTTATATTATGTGATAAATCCTTCCCTTTTATGTAATGTACAAGGGAGTTCCTTTCAAGTCATAATTCAGATAAAAATCAATCCCTCTTGTAAGGTCCAATATAATTTTCCACATTTAGATCAGTCTACTCTAGAATTCAAATTAGTAGTACCACCAGCCATACACCTATTCCTCTTTAACCGTGAAGAAAACTGATTAATcagaatcaaatttaaaatttttccaaatagaTTCAAATTGTCTACTACACAAATAGTTTTGCAAGTATACAGAGTAGAAATgccacatattcttttttaagaatctCATTTATACTGTGAGGCTATTTGAAACAACAAACTTTGTTTTAATCCCTCTTCTCCCTTACAAATCCCTCTTCTCCCTTTAAAACTccctcaagttttaaaaaaaacaataaaaacttatAATAGGACAACGAACCATTACTTAGGAAGAATGAAGCACTTTAATTACAGGTCTGAGCTGCTTTGCAATAGCTGTGTAATAGCCTTTTGtgtgacttctcttttttaaaaattccctttcaGATACTGTGGGGATGAGCTTCCAGAAGACATCGTTAGTACAGGTAATGGCTCTAAACTGAGACGTAGGactataatttgtttatt
Coding sequences within it:
- the TNFAIP6 gene encoding tumor necrosis factor-inducible gene 6 protein isoform X2, translated to MIILAYLFVLLWEEAHGWGFKNGIFHNSIWLEQAAGVYHREARSGKYKLTYAEAKAVCEYEGGQLATYKQLEAARKIAKECGGVFTDPKQIFKSPGFPNEYEDNQICYWHIRLKYGQRIHLSFLDFDLEDDPACLADYVEIYDSYDDVHGFVGRYCGDELPEDIVSTGNVMTLKFLSDASVTAGGFQIKYVAVDPLSKSSQGKNTSTTSTGNKNFLAGRFSHL
- the TNFAIP6 gene encoding tumor necrosis factor-inducible gene 6 protein isoform X1 — encoded protein: MIILAYLFVLLWEEAHGWGFKNGIFHNSIWLEQAAGVYHREARSGKYKLTYAEAKAVCEYEGGQLATYKQLEAARKIGFHVCAAGWMAKGRVGYPIVKPGPNCGFGKTGIIDYGVRLNRSERWDAYCYNPHAKECGGVFTDPKQIFKSPGFPNEYEDNQICYWHIRLKYGQRIHLSFLDFDLEDDPACLADYVEIYDSYDDVHGFVGRYCGDELPEDIVSTGNVMTLKFLSDASVTAGGFQIKYVAVDPLSKSSQGKNTSTTSTGNKNFLAGRFSHL